In Aegilops tauschii subsp. strangulata cultivar AL8/78 chromosome 3, Aet v6.0, whole genome shotgun sequence, one genomic interval encodes:
- the LOC109772709 gene encoding uncharacterized protein: MEPKPNTALAHKPIEEAVENLKIDASTKASNGNLPAAKDAGSSDAISCISSADAASTAAKDTEMNQGAYMGDQGMYYYGYYYPGSFGGWDESSYYAGSNGLEMQPTVVQAENGSYLCYVPGYENGYTAYSPVVPGTGVDSQYVSKEPYYSAVIPVQDPSTPGMYAQPIAYGPELVPAYTWDPYVLLDGVQGHPVGVQQTNYPTRSNYPSNKHAVPSSKASRSTKYASGTTKGSSSAVDTVPTSANNHPSSKFANKASGASITKGHLPSSKFVVHTNQGKGSLYQSKGINLNESGRNCNGNEKLKARSKLNEFGNRDISDKHNDESKNSLSPGADRFGLSGVQEVNDDIPSLVAVRRDSYNLPDFVTKYEQALFFVIKSYSEDDIHKSIKYNVWASTPNGNKRLDNAYKIAQERMAGKGTKCPVFLFFSVNASGQFCGVAEMLGPVDFNKSMNFWQQDKWNGFFPVKWHIIKDVPNPQFRHIILENNENKPVTNSRDTQEVKFLQGAEMLNIFKNFSCKTSILDDFDFYENRQKVMQDRRGKPLTTSLDHLTPKDEKPAESEKQAQSASSVEHHNAKRNEEQSNDVTTDLDTAKRGQDQSNVVAADVDAAKTSEQSKGVATDFDTAKTSEQSKEVATDLDAAKRSEETNGVTADVDTSKRSKEQSNMVAAKLDTAKKSEEQTSSVAAAG; this comes from the exons ATGGAGCCCAAGCCCAACACCGCGCTCGCCCACAAGC CTATAGAAGAGGCAGTAGAGAACTTGAAGATTGATGCTAGCACGAAGGCAAGCAACGGCAACTTG CCTGCTGCAAAAGACGCAGGTTCTTCGGATGCAATATCATGCATTTCCTCGGCAGATGCAGCTAGTACTGCCGCCAAGGATACTGAGATGAACCAAGGAGCTTATATGGGGGACCAAGGGATGTATTACTACGGGTACTATTACCCAG GCTCATTTGGAGGATGGGATGAGAGTAGCTACTATGCTGGATCGAATGGACTGGAGATGCAACCGACA GTCGTTCAAGCTGAGAATGGGTCTTATTTGTGTTATGTTCCGGGTTACGAAAATGGATATACTGCTTATAGTCCAGTCGTTCCTGGAACTGGCGTGGATAGTCAGTATGTCAGCAAAGAGCCATATTACTCCGCTGTGATTCCCGTGCAGGACCCTTCTACACCTGGCATGTATGCTCAACCAATTGCTTACGGACCTGAGCTAGTCCCCGCATACACATGGGACCCTTATGTTCTTCTGGATGGGGTTCAGGGACATCCTGTTGGCGTGCAGCAAACGAACTACCCTACAAGATCAAACTACCCTTCCAATAAGCATGCTGTTCCATCTTCAAAAGCTTCACGCAGCACAAAGTATGCATCGGGTACCACCAAAGGATCATCATCAGCTGTAGACACAGTGCCAACCTCTGCCAATAACCATCCATCATCAAAGTTTGCAAATAAG GCATCCGGTGCTTCCATAACAAAAGGGCATCTTCCGTCCAGCAAGTTTGTGGTGCATACTAACCAAGGGAAAGGAAGCCTTTATCAAAGTAAAGGCATTAATTTGAATGAAAGTGGTAGAAACTGCAACGGGAATGAGAAGCTGAAGGCCAGAAGCAAGCTAAATGAATTTGGTAACCGTGACATATCAGATAAACACAATGATGAGTCAAAAAACAGTTTGAGCCCAGGAGCAGATCGTTTTGGATTGTCAGGTGTACAGGAGGTTAACGATGACATACCTTCACTTGTTGCAGTAAGAAGAGATTCATATAATCTTCCTGATTTTGTTACGAAGTATGAGCAAGCTTTATTCTTCGTGATTAAATCTTATAGTGAAGATGATATTCACAAGAGTATCAAGTACAATGTTTGGGCAAGTACTCCTAATGGAAATAAAAGGCTTGACAATGCCTATAAAATTGCACAAGAAAGAATGGCAGGAAAAGGAACCAAATGCCCTGTTTTCCTCTTCTTTTCT GTTAATGCTAGTGGTCAGTTCTGTGGTGTGGCTGAGATGCTTGGCCCAGTAGATTTCAACAAGAGTATGAACTTCTGGCAACAGGACAAGTGGAATGGATTCTTCCCAGTAAAATGGCACATTATCAAGGATGTGCCTAATCCTCAATTTCGACACATAATATTGGAGAATAATGAGAACAAGCCTGTTACAAACAGCAGGGACACTCAAGAG GTCAAGTTTCTACAAGGTGCAGAGATGCTGAACATTTTCAAGAACTTCTCATGTAAAACGTCAATATTGGATGACTTTGACTTCTATGAGAATAGGCAGAAAGTAATGCAGGACAGAAGAGGCAAGCCGCTTACGACATCATTGGATCACCTCACG CCAAAGGATGAGAAACCGGCAGAGTCTGAAAAGCAAGCTCAATCTGCAAGTAGCGTAGAGCATCATAATGCCAAGAGAAATGAGGAGCAGAGCAACGATGTTACAACAGATCTTGATACAGCCAAGAGAGGTCAGGATCAGAGCAACGTGGTTGCAGCAGATGTTGATGCAGCCAAGACAAGTGAGCAGAGCAAAGGGGTTGCAACAGATTTTGATACAGCCAAGACAAGTGAGCAGAGCAAAGAGGTTGCAACAGATCTTGATGCAGCCAAGAGAAGCGAGGAGACCAACGGGGTGACAGCAGATGTTGATACATCCAAGAGAAGCAAGGAACAGAGCAACATGGTCGCCGCGAAGCTTGATACAGCCAAGAAAAGCGAGGAGCAGACCAGCAGTGTTGCTGCGGCAGGCTGA